DNA sequence from the Acidobacteriota bacterium genome:
GACACGACGGCAAGACGCTCGACCAGCGCAGCGAGACGCTGATCGACTGGCTGCTCGACGCCGACGCGATCATCGTGGCCGGCCAGGCAGCCAGCCACTGCGTTCGTCACACGGTCGACGACCTGCTGGCCGAGATGCGGTCCCGCGGCGTACCGGAGAGCCGGCTGCACGTCCTGGCCGACTGCATGTCGGCGGTCGCGGTACCCGACCCGGCGAAGCCCGGCGAGTTCCTGGCCGACTTCACGCCCGAGGTCGAAGCGGCGCTGCAGGGCTGGCGAGAAGCCGGCGTCCACATCGCGAGTTCAGAGGACGACGCCTCGGACTGGGGCTAGGGCACCTTCACGGCACGTTTCGCCGCAGTTCCTCGACCCACGCCGCCGGATTGCCGTCCGACGGCGCCCGCCAGTCACCGCGGGGCGAGAGCGAACCGCCGGAGCCCACCTTCGGTCCGTTCGGCAGCGCCGACCGCTTGAACTGACTCGTGCCGAAGAAGCGGACCAGGAACACCTCGAGCCACTGCTTGATCTCGGCGAGCGTGTACTCCCGGCGCTCAGCGTCAGGAATCGTGTCGAGCCAGGCGCCGCGGTCCCGGTCGCCCCAGGCGTGGTGGGCGAGAAAGGCGACCCGGCTCGGTCGGTAGCCGTACCGGCTCACGTAGTAGAGATGGAAGTCCTGGAGCTCGAACGGCCCGATCGCCTCCTCGGTCGACTGGGCAGGCTCGCCGTTCTCCCCGTCCTGCCCCTCGGTGGCGGGCACCAGCTCGGGCGAAATCTCCGTGTCGACGATCGACTGGAGGGTCTCGCTGGCCTCGGCGCCTAAGCCGCCGCGTTCGATCTCCCAGCGAATCAGGTGCTGGATCAGGGTCTTCGGCACGGAGGAGTTCACGCTGTAGTGCGCCATCTGATCCCCGACACCGTAGGTGCACCAACCCAGCGCCAGTTCGGAGAGGTCCCCGGTCCCGACGACCAGGCCCCGATGCAGGTTCGCCAGCCGGAACAGGTGCGAGGTGCGCTCGCCGGCCTGCACGTTCTCGAAGGTCGAGTCGTAAACTCCCGCACCGCGTTCGCCCCGGCTGTACGGGTGATCGATCGACTGAAGCATCCGCTCGCTGGCCGGGCGAATGTCGATCTCCGACGCCGAGACGCCGAGCGCCGCCATCAACCGCTTCGCGTTCTCGTACGTGCGTGACGAGGTGCCGAAACCGGGCAGCGTGTAGGCCAGGATGTTCGCTCGCGGCAGACCGAGTCTGTCCAGGGCCCGCACGCAGACGATCAGCGCGTGACTCGAATCGAGCCCGCCGGAGACGCCGATCACCACCTTCTCGATGCCGGTCGCTCGCAGGCGCTGGACCAGGCCCGCGACCTGGATGTCGAACGCCTCGGCGCAGCGCTCGTCCCGCTCGCCGCTGTCCGCGGGCACATACGGAAAGCGCGGGATCTCCCTCTCGAGCACGACCGCGGCGGCCGGACGCTCCACCGCGACGCCGACCCGGCGGAACCGTGCGGCAGCCGATTCCCGCCGCGCCGCGTCCCGGAACGTCGACATGCGGAGCCGCTCCTGCGCCAGCCGCTCCAGGTCGACATCGGCGGTGAGAATCTGGGCCTTCTGGCTGAAGCGCTCCGACTCCGCGAGCCGCTCGCCGTTCTCGTAGATCAGGCCATGGCTGTCCCAAGCCAGGTCGGTCGTCGACTCGCCGGCGCCGGCGCCCGCGTAGACGTAAGCCGCCACGGACCGACCCGACTGCGACGCGCACAACAGTCGCCGGTAATCCGCCTTGCCGATCGTCACGTTGCTCGCCGAGAGGTTGAACAGCACCGAGGCGCCCGCCAGAGCGCCGTGGGTGCTGGGCGGCAGCGGCGACCACAGGTCCTCGCAGATCTCGACGTGGAAGCGGAACGCGGGGGTCGGTCCCGCATCGAACAGGAGGTCCTCGCCGAAGGGAACGTCCTCGCCGCCGAGGGACACGACCTGGGAGCGGCGCGATTCGGCGGCCGCGAAGTAGCGCTTCTCGTAGTACTCGCGGTAGTTCGGGAGGTAGGTCTTCGGCACGATGCCGGCGATTCGGCCGCCGCCGACCACCGCCGCCACGTTGAAGACCGCGCCGTCGGCCACGAGCGGCAAGCCGACGACCAGCACGGTCCGGAGCTCTTGCGAGGCGGCAGCCAGGTCGAGCAGCGCGGCCTTCGAGCCCTCGAGCACCGCCGACTGGTGGAAGAGGTCATCCAGCGAGTAGCCGCTCAAGTTGAGTTCGGGGAACACGGCAGCCACGGCGCCGGCCTCGTCCGCTCGCCCCGCGAGCTCGAGCGTCCGCTTCAGATTCGCTGCCGGATCGCCGATCTCCACCTGCGGCAGGCATACGGCCACGCGCGCGAACCCGTGTTCGTACAGGTCGTCGAAGCGACGCACAGCGTCTCCTGTGCCCGAACCGGCCATGCGGGATTATGAACGAACGGCGCGGAAATGCCTTAAGAGCAACGCCTTCCGCCGCCGGAGAGGCCGCCGGCGACTCACTCTGACGCGCCGGAAACCCGATGCGACGCCGCCAACTCGTCACAGAGCTCGAGCAGCTCTGGCGCGACCTCCACCGGCGCCGTCGCATGGCAGTCGAGGTCGAGCAAGCCGATGGGGAGGGCGGCAACTTCCCTGCCGGCGACCTCCCGGCAGACCTCGAGTGTGGGCAGCGGGTCCAGAAGCCGGCCGCGATCCAGAACCGGCGCCAGCAGGTCGTAGCCCCCCTCCTGGTCGCGATCCGTACCCGGACCGGCCGCGGTGTCCCGCGTGTAGATCACGTCCCGCTCCAGCGCACTTCTGGCAGAGTGGTAGCGGCGCACCTGCAACCGACCCGGCAGGGACGCCTTGCCGACACCGGCGCCGAGCTTGAACACCGGCCGCCATCGCTCTTCGCCGGCACGCCGGATCGCCGACAGCTTGTACACGCCGCCCAGTGCGCCGCCCCCGGCGGCCGTGACCAGGGATGTGCCGACCCCCCAGATGTCGATCGCGGCCCCGGCTCGCCGCAGCTCCATGATCCGCTTCTCGTCCAGGTTGTCGCTGACCACGATCGCCACGTCCTCGAGCCCCGCCTCGTTCAGTCGTCGGCGCGCGCCGCGGCTCTGCTGCAGCAGGTCGCCGGAGTCGAGACGAATGCCGAGCAGACGCTGGCCCCGGCGTTCGAGCTCCCGTCCGACGGCGATCGCGTTCTCGATTCCCCGTTCGACGTCGTAGGTGTCGACGAGCAGGACGCAGTTGTTCGGCATCGTCTCGGCGAAGGCGCCGAAGGCCTCGGGCTCCGAGTCGAACGCCTGCACCCAACTGTGGGCGTGGGTGCCGCGCACGGGAATCCCGAAGCGCTGGCCCGCCTGCACGTTCGAGGTCGCCGTGCAGCCGCCGACGTAGGCGGCGCGGCAGGCGCTGAGCGCGCCGTCGAAGCCCTGCGCCCGGCGCAGACCAAACTCCAGCACCGGCTGGCCGGGAGCGGCGATGTGGCAGAGCCGCGCCGCCTTGGTCGCCACCAGGGTCTGGAAGTTGATGATGTTCAGGATCGGCGTTTCGATCAGTTGGCCGACGAGCAGGGGCGCCTCCACGCGCAGCAGCGGCTCGCGAGCGAAGACGGCCGTGCCCTCCGGCACCGCCGCGAGTGAGACGGACAGGTCGAGCGCCGGCAGGGCGTCGAGGAACTCGGGCGAGAACAGCGGCCCGCCGTCACCGCCGGAGAGACTCCGCAGGTAGTCGATGTCCTCCGGCTCGAAGCGCAATCCGTCGAGAAAGGACACGATCTGCTCGAGGCCCGCCGCGATGGCGAAACCGCCTCCGAACGGTGTCCGCCGCATCGACATGTAGAAGCTGGCCCGGTCCAGGTGACGACCGTGCTGCCAGTAGCCCTGGGCCATCGTCAACTGGTACAGGTCCGTAGTCAGGGCGCTCACGGCGAGGCCTCCACCAACGGGGGCTGCGTCGGCCGGTGCTGGTACAGCTCGCCGTCACTGAAACCGAGCCGCCGGTAGTACTCGCGCGTGCCGACCGAGGAGATGACGGCCACGGAGTCGAACCCCGCGCGGCCCGCGACCTCGAGCGCCTCGGCGATCAGGCGGCGGCCCAGGCCGACGTGCTGGGATCTCCCTTCGCCCCGCTCACCCAGCCCGACGACCGCACCGTACACATGGACCTCGCGGATGATCGCAGCGCCCTCCAGTTCCGGGACGAAGGACTCGGTCGGCTCCGGGCTCGCCGGCAGGCGCAGCCTGAGGAAGCCGGCGATCCGGTCCGCGGCCGTCACGAACTCGAGAAAGACCTCGCGGCCGAACGCCGCCGCGTAGTCCGTTCTCCGCATGTGGAGCTCACCCGGATCGACCCGCCGTCCGCCGATCTCGCGGGCGCGGATGTCCCGGCAGACGACGCCACGTCTGGCGGCCCCGGCTTCGGCCACCTGACGCATGTTCGTCGTCCTGTTCCCGGTCACGATGTCGGTCCCCGGGATGTCCCGGATCACCCGCGTCAGCCGGCAGTAGCGCGGCGTCGCGCCCAGGCTGTGGACGAGCACGTCGAGCAGTTCATCACGGTCGTAGGGCCGCCAGTCGCCACGGCGGTGGTAGGCCATCAGCTCGGCGCTCTCGATCAGGGAGCACGGGTAGACCTTCAGTTCGTCCGGACGCAGTTCCAGATCCTCGAACAGGCGATCGAAGTCCTCGCAGTCCTTCGCCGGCGTCGAGCCGAGGAGGTTCGGCATCCAGTGCGCCTGGATCTTGAACCCCATCCGCCGCAGCAGGCGCACCGCCCGGCGGGTTCGGGCCACATCGTGGCCCCGCCCGTTCAAGGCCAGCACCTCGTCGTCCATGCTCTGGACGCCGATCTGTACCTTGGTCGCACCCAGCCGGCGCATGAAGAGCGCCTCGCCCCGGTCGAGACAGTCGGGACGGGTCTCGAGCGACAGACCCACGCAGCGAGCCGCCGCCGTTTCGTTCTCCCGCTGCACCGCTTCGAGTTCGGCCCAATCCGCGACCTGCCGGCGCGCTTGGGGCGCCGCGCCGGGATGCGCGGCGGTCCACCCGGAGACGACCTGGTTGTAGGTGCGGGCGCTGGCATTCGCACCTTCCACGGTTTCGTCGAGCTCGCGGAAGTCGACTTCGGGTTCGAAACGCGCGAGCAGATCCGCAGCGGCAGGTCCGAGCGTTTCGGAGAAACGGTTCATCGCCTCGAAGCAGCGCAGCACGAACCAGATGCGGTACGCCTCCGGGTAGCTCGACCAGGTGCCGCCGAGCACGATCAGCTCGACCTTGTCCACGGCATGGCCCGTGTGGTGGAACGAACGCAGGCGGGACAGGGTCTGCCGGAAGGGGTCGAACTGGTGCTCCGCGGCCCGTTGCGCCCCAGGCTCCGACGACAGGTAGCTCTTCGGCATCCGCACGTCGCTCGGACAGAAGATGCACCGGCCCGGGCAGGGGTAGGGCTTGGTCAACACCGTGACGGGAGCGACCCCGCTGCGCGTGCGGACGGGCTTCATGCGCACGCGATCAACGAACGTCCGCTCGTTGGCCGAGCCGGGACGAAGCGCCCGGTAGCCGCGGATCAACTCGCTCTTCGAGAAGAAGCCCTTGCCGTCCTTCGGGTGGCGACGCAGCACGTTCTCGAGGTCACCGGCCTCGAACCGAGGCGCCCTCTCGATGGCGCCGATGATCGCGTCGAGTTCCGCCGCGTGCTCCTCAGGCTCGAACGAGTAGCGCTTCGGGGCTATTGTCGCCGCCATGACGGGAACCTACTACGGCAGGGCCGGCCGCCTACAGGCCACGAACCGATGACGACGACGGCAACCGGAACAGGAGCGGCGTCGCCGTTCGGGGGCCGCGCGGCCCTCGTCACCGGCGGCGGCAGCGGCATCGGACTGGCGATCGCGAGAGGCCTCGCCTGGGGCGGAGCGAGCGTCGCCCTCGGCGGACGCCGGCACGACGTGGTCGAGGCGGCCGCCGCCGACCTGCGCGCGCTCGGCCTCACCTGCGGCGCGGTCGCCGGCGACGTCTCCACCGCCGACGGCGCCCGCCGACTGGTTGACCGGGCAGCTCTTGACCTCGGCGGGCTCGACATCCTCATCAACTGCGCCGGCGTCTACCGCGCCGGACCGCTCGCCAACGAGCAGGCGGCCGGGCCCGACCCCGTCGACCTGGTCGTCGACATCGACCTGAAGGGTGTGCTCTTCGTGACCCGGGCCGCGATCCCATATCTCCGTGCAAGCGGTGGCGGCGGATCGATCGTCAACATCTCGTCGTCGCTCACCCAA
Encoded proteins:
- a CDS encoding SDR family NAD(P)-dependent oxidoreductase; the protein is MTTTATGTGAASPFGGRAALVTGGGSGIGLAIARGLAWGGASVALGGRRHDVVEAAAADLRALGLTCGAVAGDVSTADGARRLVDRAALDLGGLDILINCAGVYRAGPLANEQAAGPDPVDLVVDIDLKGVLFVTRAAIPYLRASGGGGSIVNISSSLTQLPLANCSVYTAAKAGVDALTRGLAAELAGDRIRVNAVLPGVVRTPIFETIMPTEQAAAFLDGFAEEVPLGRIGEPDDVARAVVFLCDPANDWITGTLVAVDGGLSLGSR
- a CDS encoding nicotinate phosphoribosyltransferase; this encodes MSALTTDLYQLTMAQGYWQHGRHLDRASFYMSMRRTPFGGGFAIAAGLEQIVSFLDGLRFEPEDIDYLRSLSGGDGGPLFSPEFLDALPALDLSVSLAAVPEGTAVFAREPLLRVEAPLLVGQLIETPILNIINFQTLVATKAARLCHIAAPGQPVLEFGLRRAQGFDGALSACRAAYVGGCTATSNVQAGQRFGIPVRGTHAHSWVQAFDSEPEAFGAFAETMPNNCVLLVDTYDVERGIENAIAVGRELERRGQRLLGIRLDSGDLLQQSRGARRRLNEAGLEDVAIVVSDNLDEKRIMELRRAGAAIDIWGVGTSLVTAAGGGALGGVYKLSAIRRAGEERWRPVFKLGAGVGKASLPGRLQVRRYHSARSALERDVIYTRDTAAGPGTDRDQEGGYDLLAPVLDRGRLLDPLPTLEVCREVAGREVAALPIGLLDLDCHATAPVEVAPELLELCDELAASHRVSGASE
- a CDS encoding NAD(+) synthase, with translation MRRFDDLYEHGFARVAVCLPQVEIGDPAANLKRTLELAGRADEAGAVAAVFPELNLSGYSLDDLFHQSAVLEGSKAALLDLAAASQELRTVLVVGLPLVADGAVFNVAAVVGGGRIAGIVPKTYLPNYREYYEKRYFAAAESRRSQVVSLGGEDVPFGEDLLFDAGPTPAFRFHVEICEDLWSPLPPSTHGALAGASVLFNLSASNVTIGKADYRRLLCASQSGRSVAAYVYAGAGAGESTTDLAWDSHGLIYENGERLAESERFSQKAQILTADVDLERLAQERLRMSTFRDAARRESAAARFRRVGVAVERPAAAVVLEREIPRFPYVPADSGERDERCAEAFDIQVAGLVQRLRATGIEKVVIGVSGGLDSSHALIVCVRALDRLGLPRANILAYTLPGFGTSSRTYENAKRLMAALGVSASEIDIRPASERMLQSIDHPYSRGERGAGVYDSTFENVQAGERTSHLFRLANLHRGLVVGTGDLSELALGWCTYGVGDQMAHYSVNSSVPKTLIQHLIRWEIERGGLGAEASETLQSIVDTEISPELVPATEGQDGENGEPAQSTEEAIGPFELQDFHLYYVSRYGYRPSRVAFLAHHAWGDRDRGAWLDTIPDAERREYTLAEIKQWLEVFLVRFFGTSQFKRSALPNGPKVGSGGSLSPRGDWRAPSDGNPAAWVEELRRNVP
- a CDS encoding tRNA uridine(34) 5-carboxymethylaminomethyl modification radical SAM/GNAT enzyme Elp3, with amino-acid sequence MAATIAPKRYSFEPEEHAAELDAIIGAIERAPRFEAGDLENVLRRHPKDGKGFFSKSELIRGYRALRPGSANERTFVDRVRMKPVRTRSGVAPVTVLTKPYPCPGRCIFCPSDVRMPKSYLSSEPGAQRAAEHQFDPFRQTLSRLRSFHHTGHAVDKVELIVLGGTWSSYPEAYRIWFVLRCFEAMNRFSETLGPAAADLLARFEPEVDFRELDETVEGANASARTYNQVVSGWTAAHPGAAPQARRQVADWAELEAVQRENETAAARCVGLSLETRPDCLDRGEALFMRRLGATKVQIGVQSMDDEVLALNGRGHDVARTRRAVRLLRRMGFKIQAHWMPNLLGSTPAKDCEDFDRLFEDLELRPDELKVYPCSLIESAELMAYHRRGDWRPYDRDELLDVLVHSLGATPRYCRLTRVIRDIPGTDIVTGNRTTNMRQVAEAGAARRGVVCRDIRAREIGGRRVDPGELHMRRTDYAAAFGREVFLEFVTAADRIAGFLRLRLPASPEPTESFVPELEGAAIIREVHVYGAVVGLGERGEGRSQHVGLGRRLIAEALEVAGRAGFDSVAVISSVGTREYYRRLGFSDGELYQHRPTQPPLVEASP